From the Acinetobacter wanghuae genome, one window contains:
- a CDS encoding OmpP1/FadL family transporter — protein MKLKPLSIALFACTLSTSAVFAGGLDRSGQSIQAFLQPGNYAEAGISILDPDVKGTSTVKNDFGDYTGDKISDMADDYYFINTAIKVQATDKISLGLIYDQPYGADAIYSVNGPVSTFSQAGEGTSVEVETQNLTALIGFQPNENWNFYAGPVWQTVEADIKLRGAAYKSLSGYNIKVEQEEAYGWLAGFAYQIPEIALKAAVTYRSEIKHNAQAHETSKIAVPGLIDLREIDGIVNATTPQSVNIDLQSGVSENTLVFANLRWVHWDQFTVSPQLLNSLGKIPGQSSQDLISYDKDQWSANLGLGHKFSEKWSASTTVGWDSGAGNPVTTLGPTEGYWSLGLGAQYSPAANYFIQAGVKHLWLGDAHAQTGGNIVAEFEDNNAWAYGMKIGYRF, from the coding sequence ATGAAGCTTAAGCCATTATCGATTGCACTTTTTGCATGCACTTTATCTACTTCTGCCGTATTTGCGGGTGGTTTAGATCGTTCAGGTCAATCAATTCAAGCATTTTTACAACCGGGAAATTATGCTGAAGCGGGTATTTCTATCCTTGACCCCGATGTAAAAGGCACTTCAACTGTTAAGAATGATTTTGGCGATTATACCGGTGATAAAATTAGCGATATGGCTGATGATTATTACTTCATCAATACCGCAATCAAAGTTCAAGCAACCGATAAGATTTCTCTAGGCCTCATTTATGACCAGCCTTATGGTGCAGACGCAATATATTCTGTAAATGGACCTGTATCTACTTTCTCTCAAGCAGGCGAAGGTACATCTGTAGAGGTTGAAACTCAAAATTTGACAGCACTAATTGGTTTTCAACCCAATGAAAACTGGAATTTTTATGCTGGTCCGGTTTGGCAAACTGTAGAAGCGGATATTAAATTACGTGGTGCTGCATATAAAAGCTTATCTGGTTACAATATTAAAGTTGAGCAAGAAGAAGCATATGGTTGGTTAGCTGGCTTTGCCTATCAAATTCCAGAAATTGCGCTTAAGGCTGCTGTAACTTACCGTTCAGAAATCAAACATAATGCTCAAGCACATGAAACTTCGAAAATTGCTGTTCCTGGTCTCATTGATCTTCGCGAAATTGATGGAATTGTTAATGCTACAACACCGCAATCAGTCAATATTGATCTACAGTCTGGTGTTAGTGAAAATACATTAGTTTTTGCTAATCTTCGCTGGGTACATTGGGATCAATTTACTGTATCTCCGCAACTATTAAATAGCTTAGGAAAAATTCCGGGTCAAAGCTCACAAGACCTTATTTCTTATGACAAAGATCAATGGTCAGCAAATCTTGGTTTAGGACATAAGTTCTCTGAAAAATGGTCAGCCTCTACAACCGTAGGTTGGGACTCAGGTGCAGGGAATCCTGTTACGACACTTGGTCCAACTGAAGGCTACTGGAGTCTTGGTCTCGGGGCACAGTATAGCCCTGCTGCAAACTACTTTATCCAAGCGGGCGTTAAACATTTATGGTTAGGCGATGCTCATGCTCAAACAGGCGGTAACATCGTCGCCGAATTTGAAGACAACAATGCTTGGGCATACGGTATGAAAATTGGTTACCGTTTCTAA